The nucleotide window AATTAAGGTTGATTAAATATTTGCATGGTCAATGTGTCCAGTCGAAAATAACAGCTTTTAGCATTTCATTTTGAATGAAAAGTCAAAATCATATTGATTCTGATATTCAATCTGTGACTTAAAATCACAAGTTAAATCAAAGGTCATCTTTTCCTATAAATTCCATTACTTCTCTATAAATATTCATGATTACAATGAATTGGTTCGGTTGTGATTGGCACAGCTGTTAAGTAAGGAAGTGGGACTAATGTTGAAACGTAAAGCTCTACAATTAGCTGTATCGGTCGGCATGGCCGCAATGTCTGGCGCTGTTTATGCGAATGGTTCAGATATGACGAATCCAGATTCTGGTGTCGTGGTCGGTTATTGGCACAACTGGTGTGACGGTGGCGGCTACCAAGGTGGTAATGCGCCTTGTGTGACGCTGGATGAAGTAAACCCAATGTATAACATCGTGAATGTGTCATTTATGAAGGTTTACGATGTGGCTGATGGTCGAATCCCAACTTTTAAACTGGACCCAACCATTGGGCTTTCAGAAGAACAATTTATTGACCAAATCTCTGAGCTCAACAAGCAAGGTCGCTCTGTACTGTTGGCTTTGGGTGGTGCTGATGCACACGTAGAGCTAGAAACCGGTGATGAAAGAGCCTTTGCTGATGAGATTATCCGTCTTACCGAGCGTTACGGTTTCGATGGTCTAGATATCGACCTTGAACAAGCAGCCGTAACCGCAGCAAACAACCAAACCGTGATTCCAGATGCACTTAAGCTAGTGAAAGATCACTACCGCGCAGAAGGTAAAAACTTCCTTATTACTATGGCGCCTGAGTTCCCGTATCTAACAACAGGCGGCAAGTACGTACCTTATATCGATAATCTAGAAGGCTACTACGACTGGATTAACCCACAGTTCTACAACCAAGGTGGCGACGGTATCTGGGTTGACGGTGTGGGCTGGATTGCTCAAAACAACGATGCATTAAAAGAAGAATTCATCTACTACATCTCTGATTCGCTTATCAACGGAACGCGTGGCTTCCACAAGATCCCTCATGACAAGCTGGTGTTTGGTATTCCTTCAAGTATCGATGCTGCAGCGACGGGCTTTGTGCAAGACCCTCAAGATTTATACGACGCGTTCGAGACCTTAACGACTCAAGGCCAACCCCTGCGTGGTGTAATGACTTGGTCTATCAACTGGGACATGGGCACTAACAAAAACGGTCAACAATACAACGAGCAGTTTATTAAAGACTACGGCCCATTTGTACACGGTCAAGTGACGCCACCTCCAGTCGAGGGTGAGCCAGTTCTTAAAGGTGTCGAAAATACCCGTGTTCTTCACGGCACAACGTTTGACCCAATGGAAGGCGTAACAGCAACAGATAAAGAAGATGGCGATCTAACGTCATCAATCGATGTTGAAGGTTACGTTGAAACCAGTGTTATTGGCACTTACGTTTTAACTTACCGAGTGCAAGACAGCGATAACAACGAAACCACTAAAGCGAGAACGGTAGAGGTTTACAGCCAGAAGCCAGTATTTAATGGTGTGTCTGACACAACTGTTGTGTTGGGTACTGCATTTGATGCTATGGCTGGCGTGACGGCGAATGATGCTGAAGATGGCGACCTAACAAGCACCATCACACACACTGGTAGTGTTGATGTAAATGAAATCGGCAACTACACGCTTGTGTATAGCGTAACAGACAGCGCGAACCAAACTGTAACCGCTGACCGTAAAGTGTCTGTGACGGATGGTTCTAACTGTGCTGCTGCATGGGATGCCGACACCGTTTATGTTGAAGGTGACCAAGTATCTCATGACGGTTCAACGTGGGGAGCAGGTTGGTACAATCGCGGCGAAGAGCCAGGAACAACAGGTGAGTGGGGTGTTTGGAGAAAAGTTTCAGACTCTTCATGTGGTGGTAACCCAGATCCGGGCGATGACTTAGAGCTTGCAGTTTCAGGCCTTCAGTCAGAATATGCGCCAGATAACGGCAATGTTCGTTTAGATCTAACACTGACATCAAATGAAGCGTTAGATGTTACCGCTATGGTGCTCAATAGTGCAGGGACTGTGGTTGAGCAGACTCAGGTTAACTTAACGGACAGCCGCGCTATTACCATGGACTTGTACGATGTAGCGGAAGGGCAATATGCACTTGAAGTGGTCGGTAAAGCATCTGACGGTGAAATGGTGATGGTAAATGATTCGTTCGCTGTTAAAGACGGTGGCGGAACGACTCCACCTCCAGGTGATTACCCGCCATATGAAGCAGGCACAAATTACGCAGCAGGTGACATTGTGGTCGGCAGCGATAATGGCTTGTACGAATGTAAGCCTTGGCCATACACGGCATGGTGTGCAAGTGCGTCTTACGCTCCAGCAGATAGCCAATACTGGCAAGATGCTTGGACAAAGCTGTAGTCTGATAGCTCAGCGTTAGCAATATAAAGCAGACGATCAAAGAGAGGCCACAGTGCCTCTCTTTTTTATGTTCAAACATTTCTGACTTAGAGCTTCAAACCTTTCCTAACCTCAAACTCGGTTCTGCATTTTGCTCTAGATCAAAATAAGAGTGATTAT belongs to Vibrio splendidus and includes:
- a CDS encoding immunoglobulin-like domain-containing protein translates to MLKRKALQLAVSVGMAAMSGAVYANGSDMTNPDSGVVVGYWHNWCDGGGYQGGNAPCVTLDEVNPMYNIVNVSFMKVYDVADGRIPTFKLDPTIGLSEEQFIDQISELNKQGRSVLLALGGADAHVELETGDERAFADEIIRLTERYGFDGLDIDLEQAAVTAANNQTVIPDALKLVKDHYRAEGKNFLITMAPEFPYLTTGGKYVPYIDNLEGYYDWINPQFYNQGGDGIWVDGVGWIAQNNDALKEEFIYYISDSLINGTRGFHKIPHDKLVFGIPSSIDAAATGFVQDPQDLYDAFETLTTQGQPLRGVMTWSINWDMGTNKNGQQYNEQFIKDYGPFVHGQVTPPPVEGEPVLKGVENTRVLHGTTFDPMEGVTATDKEDGDLTSSIDVEGYVETSVIGTYVLTYRVQDSDNNETTKARTVEVYSQKPVFNGVSDTTVVLGTAFDAMAGVTANDAEDGDLTSTITHTGSVDVNEIGNYTLVYSVTDSANQTVTADRKVSVTDGSNCAAAWDADTVYVEGDQVSHDGSTWGAGWYNRGEEPGTTGEWGVWRKVSDSSCGGNPDPGDDLELAVSGLQSEYAPDNGNVRLDLTLTSNEALDVTAMVLNSAGTVVEQTQVNLTDSRAITMDLYDVAEGQYALEVVGKASDGEMVMVNDSFAVKDGGGTTPPPGDYPPYEAGTNYAAGDIVVGSDNGLYECKPWPYTAWCASASYAPADSQYWQDAWTKL